The proteins below come from a single Micromonospora citrea genomic window:
- a CDS encoding GbsR/MarR family transcriptional regulator has product MDDRQEQWQAAERLALALTDGGLQRMAARVLAVFLFTEQETVTMGDIADRLGVSAGSVSGAVKSLLSVGLIQRLPAPGSRREHYRMRDDAWPTLFSTQNTIMESMLHAAESGITTLTPDDPAHRRLQEMRNFYQFMLGEIPDLLRRWRALRS; this is encoded by the coding sequence GTGGACGATCGGCAGGAGCAGTGGCAGGCGGCGGAGCGGCTGGCGTTGGCGCTGACCGACGGGGGCCTGCAGCGCATGGCCGCGCGAGTGCTTGCCGTGTTCCTCTTCACCGAGCAGGAGACCGTCACCATGGGCGACATCGCCGACCGGCTCGGAGTCAGCGCCGGATCGGTCTCCGGCGCCGTCAAGTCGCTGCTCTCCGTCGGACTGATTCAGCGGCTGCCGGCTCCAGGTAGCCGTCGTGAGCACTACCGGATGCGCGACGACGCCTGGCCCACCCTCTTCTCCACCCAGAACACGATCATGGAGAGCATGCTCCACGCCGCCGAAAGCGGAATTACCACCCTGACTCCGGACGATCCTGCCCATCGGCGGCTGCAGGAGATGCGCAACTTCTACCAGTTCATGCTCGGCGAGATACCGGACCTGTTGCGTCGCTGGCGGGCGTTGCGCTCGTAG
- a CDS encoding AAA family ATPase encodes MAQPDLTLTASLRPAALDARRGIVRLHPEAFTALALRPGDPVRLAGRRVTAGVAVPAEPTASAALLYADDLMLGNLGVRDGGQVTVSPLPVTAARRVVLAGPAQIAAVVSPEMLRLALLGKVVTTGDDVSLLPQDVLPDASVRSLVEAARRSLSNSVGYAWTSSLLTVVDAEPGSSLVTMDTLVGWEHGPATHGSGGTAGGARPGASGPAGLGRAEFGAGSGNGGGPRAGGPTDVTAPGRPGAREDGGRAEAEAAPSVDELPGLRAQAEQLTELLDLGFHHREVLGRLGTAVSLGVLVAGPAGSGKAALVRAVAAQVGARVCPLWAPEVAALTNQAAADRLRAAATEAQAGTGPAVLLVTDVEALAPADESGPVATVFRQVVAEALRAGLAVVCTTGRPEALDPALSGPDLLSLRISVPLPDAALRREQLTVLTRQVPLAEDVRLDEVAGRTPGFVAADLAALVREAGVRAALRQKAAETPTVAMADFAAALEVVRPTTMAASTLELAAVTLDDVGGLTEVKQTLTESVLWPLTYPDTFARLGVQPPRGVLLYGPPGCGKTYLVTALAGSGRANVLSVKGAELLSKWVGESERAVRELFRRAREAAPTLVFLDEVDALAPVRGQATDGGTTDRVVAALLTELDGVETLRNVVVVGATNRPDLVDPALLRPGRLERLVYVPPPDGPARAEILRAAARDVPLAPEVDLAALGAELDGFSAADCAALVREAALAAMRESLTATTVTAAHVATARSRVRPSLDPAQVAWLAAYAEKRAG; translated from the coding sequence GTGGCGCAACCCGACCTGACCCTGACCGCGAGCCTGCGGCCGGCGGCGCTGGACGCCCGACGGGGCATCGTCCGGCTGCATCCGGAGGCGTTCACCGCGCTGGCGCTGCGCCCCGGCGACCCGGTGCGGCTCGCCGGCCGGCGGGTGACCGCCGGCGTCGCCGTCCCGGCCGAGCCGACCGCGAGCGCCGCCCTGCTCTACGCGGACGACCTGATGCTGGGCAACCTCGGTGTCCGCGACGGCGGCCAGGTGACGGTGAGCCCGCTTCCGGTCACCGCCGCCCGACGGGTGGTCCTCGCCGGCCCGGCGCAGATCGCCGCGGTGGTCTCCCCCGAGATGCTCCGGCTGGCCCTGCTCGGCAAGGTGGTGACGACCGGGGACGACGTGTCGCTGCTGCCGCAGGACGTCCTGCCGGACGCCTCGGTGCGCAGCCTGGTGGAGGCCGCCCGGCGCAGCCTCTCCAACAGCGTCGGGTACGCCTGGACCAGCAGCCTGCTCACCGTGGTCGACGCCGAGCCCGGCAGCTCGCTGGTCACCATGGACACCCTGGTCGGCTGGGAGCACGGCCCGGCGACCCACGGCTCGGGCGGCACGGCGGGCGGGGCGCGTCCGGGCGCCTCCGGCCCGGCGGGCCTCGGTCGGGCGGAATTTGGGGCCGGTTCGGGAAACGGCGGCGGCCCGCGCGCCGGTGGCCCGACGGACGTGACGGCCCCGGGCCGGCCCGGCGCGCGCGAGGACGGCGGTCGGGCCGAGGCGGAGGCCGCGCCGTCGGTGGACGAGCTGCCGGGGCTGCGGGCGCAGGCCGAACAGCTCACCGAACTGCTCGACCTCGGCTTCCACCACCGGGAGGTGCTCGGCCGGCTGGGCACGGCGGTCTCGCTGGGCGTGCTGGTGGCCGGGCCGGCCGGCTCCGGCAAGGCGGCGCTGGTGCGCGCGGTGGCCGCCCAGGTCGGCGCGCGGGTCTGCCCGCTCTGGGCGCCCGAGGTGGCCGCGCTGACCAACCAGGCCGCCGCCGACCGGCTGCGCGCGGCCGCGACCGAGGCGCAGGCGGGCACCGGCCCGGCGGTGCTGCTGGTCACCGACGTGGAGGCGCTCGCCCCCGCCGACGAGTCGGGGCCCGTGGCCACCGTGTTCCGCCAGGTGGTCGCCGAGGCTCTACGGGCCGGGCTGGCGGTGGTCTGCACGACCGGCCGCCCCGAGGCCCTCGACCCGGCGCTGAGCGGGCCGGACCTGCTCTCGCTGCGGATCAGCGTGCCGCTGCCGGACGCGGCGCTGCGCCGCGAACAGTTGACCGTGCTGACCCGGCAGGTCCCGCTCGCCGAGGACGTGCGGCTCGACGAGGTCGCCGGGCGTACCCCCGGATTCGTCGCCGCCGACCTGGCCGCGCTGGTGCGCGAGGCCGGGGTGCGCGCGGCGCTGCGGCAGAAGGCGGCCGAGACGCCGACGGTGGCGATGGCCGACTTCGCCGCCGCGCTGGAGGTGGTCCGCCCGACCACGATGGCGGCGTCCACCCTGGAGCTGGCCGCGGTGACCCTCGACGACGTGGGCGGCCTGACGGAGGTCAAGCAGACGCTCACCGAGTCGGTGCTGTGGCCGCTGACCTACCCCGACACGTTCGCCCGGCTCGGCGTGCAGCCGCCGCGCGGGGTGCTGCTCTACGGCCCGCCCGGCTGCGGCAAGACCTATCTGGTCACCGCGCTGGCCGGGTCGGGGCGGGCCAACGTGCTCTCCGTCAAGGGGGCGGAGCTGCTGTCGAAGTGGGTCGGCGAGAGCGAGCGCGCGGTCCGCGAGCTGTTCCGCCGGGCCCGCGAGGCCGCACCCACGCTGGTCTTCCTGGACGAGGTGGACGCGCTCGCGCCGGTACGCGGGCAGGCCACCGACGGCGGTACGACGGACCGGGTGGTCGCCGCCCTGCTGACCGAGCTGGACGGGGTGGAGACGCTGCGCAACGTGGTGGTGGTCGGCGCGACCAACCGGCCCGACCTGGTGGACCCGGCGCTGCTGCGTCCCGGGCGGCTGGAGCGGCTGGTCTACGTGCCGCCGCCGGACGGGCCGGCGCGGGCGGAGATCCTGCGGGCCGCGGCGCGCGACGTGCCGCTGGCGCCGGAGGTGGACCTCGCGGCGCTGGGCGCCGAGCTGGACGGCTTCTCGGCGGCGGACTGCGCCGCGCTGGTCCGGGAGGCGGCGCTCGCCGCCATGCGGGAGTCGCTGACCGCCACCACGGTCACCGCGGCGCACGTGGCGACGGCCCGGTCCCGGGTCCGCCCGTCCCTGGACCCGGCGCAGGTCGCCTGGCTCGCCGCGTACGCCGAGAAGCGCGCCGGCTGA
- a CDS encoding GTP-binding protein, whose amino-acid sequence MDSVRSPEWPVAPLGGVAANSATARYGSPAGPSPAVGRAVPPPPGTPGADPAPVAAPPVPVKILVAGGFGVGKTTTVGAISEIAPLTTEAEMTSAGIGVDDPGARTAKTTTTVAMDFGCVTIDRSLKLYLFGTPGQARFGFMWDDLARGALGALVVVDSARLDDCYPAIDFFERAGLPFVVGVNAFDGRLAHDLDAIRWALAVGDHVPVVRFDARERLSVRDALLVVLDRALDRATRERKA is encoded by the coding sequence ATGGACTCCGTGCGATCTCCTGAATGGCCGGTCGCCCCGCTGGGCGGCGTCGCCGCCAACAGCGCCACCGCCCGGTACGGCTCTCCGGCGGGCCCGTCGCCCGCCGTCGGTAGGGCCGTGCCCCCGCCGCCCGGCACGCCGGGGGCGGACCCCGCGCCGGTCGCCGCGCCGCCGGTCCCGGTCAAGATCCTCGTCGCCGGCGGCTTCGGGGTCGGCAAGACCACCACGGTCGGCGCGATCTCCGAGATCGCCCCGCTGACCACCGAGGCGGAGATGACCAGCGCCGGGATCGGCGTCGACGACCCCGGCGCGCGCACCGCGAAGACCACCACCACGGTGGCGATGGACTTCGGCTGCGTCACCATCGACCGCAGCCTGAAGCTGTACCTGTTCGGCACCCCGGGGCAGGCCCGGTTCGGCTTCATGTGGGACGACCTGGCCCGGGGCGCGCTCGGTGCCCTCGTCGTGGTCGACAGCGCCCGCCTGGACGACTGCTATCCGGCGATCGACTTCTTCGAACGGGCCGGCCTGCCCTTCGTGGTCGGGGTGAACGCGTTCGACGGGCGGCTGGCCCACGACCTGGACGCGATCCGGTGGGCGCTGGCCGTCGGCGACCACGTGCCCGTGGTGCGGTTCGACGCCCGGGAGCGGCTGTCGGTGCGGGACGCCCTGCTGGTCGTCCTCGACCGCGCGCTGGACCGGGCCACCCGGGAGAGGAAGGCCTGA
- a CDS encoding DUF742 domain-containing protein, translated as MTPEVAGEEPDPEPTVRIRPYLRSSPDSARPGLPAVPAGPEPEPDEPAGPRPFVLTAGRVAGADPAIGLETQVTARLAAEWATPLTRLAPELQAIVALCDQPISVAEISARTRLHFGVTRVLVGDLRAAGHLDVHDAADALDPDIILRVMDGLRAIS; from the coding sequence ATGACCCCGGAGGTCGCCGGTGAGGAACCGGACCCGGAGCCGACGGTCCGGATCCGCCCCTACCTGCGGTCGTCCCCGGATTCCGCCCGGCCCGGCCTGCCGGCGGTGCCGGCCGGGCCGGAACCCGAGCCGGACGAGCCGGCGGGGCCCCGCCCGTTCGTGCTCACCGCCGGGCGGGTGGCCGGCGCCGACCCGGCGATCGGGCTGGAGACCCAGGTGACCGCCCGGCTGGCGGCCGAGTGGGCCACCCCGCTCACCCGGCTGGCGCCCGAGTTGCAGGCGATCGTCGCGCTCTGCGACCAGCCGATCTCGGTCGCCGAGATCTCCGCCCGGACGCGGCTGCACTTCGGCGTGACGCGGGTGCTGGTCGGTGACCTCCGCGCCGCCGGCCACCTCGACGTGCACGACGCCGCCGACGCCCTCGACCCCGACATCATCCTGCGAGTGATGGATGGACTCCGTGCGATCTCCTGA
- a CDS encoding roadblock/LC7 domain-containing protein, with amino-acid sequence MTSPFPHDDVDHPVPGDLSPEARTFNWLLDSFTSSTAGVLEAIAVSSDGLLMAMSAIKDRSNAERLAAVVSGMTSLAGGAASWYALGGLNRVIVDMAEGYLLISAISSGSVLGVVADRSANLGTVAYEMTLFAGRAGGALTPKLIAELKNAVQQ; translated from the coding sequence GTGACCAGCCCCTTCCCGCACGACGACGTCGACCACCCGGTGCCGGGGGACCTCAGCCCGGAGGCGCGCACCTTCAACTGGCTGCTGGACTCCTTCACCTCCAGCACCGCCGGGGTGCTGGAGGCGATCGCGGTCTCCTCCGACGGGCTGCTGATGGCCATGTCGGCGATCAAGGACCGGTCCAACGCGGAGCGGCTGGCGGCGGTGGTCTCCGGCATGACGAGCCTCGCCGGCGGGGCCGCGAGCTGGTACGCCCTCGGCGGGCTGAACCGGGTGATCGTGGACATGGCCGAGGGGTACCTGCTGATCAGCGCGATCAGCAGCGGGTCGGTGCTCGGCGTCGTCGCCGACCGGTCCGCGAACCTCGGCACGGTCGCGTACGAGATGACGCTCTTCGCCGGTCGGGCCGGGGGCGCGCTCACGCCGAAGCTGATCGCCGAGTTGAAGAACGCCGTCCAGCAATGA
- a CDS encoding sensor histidine kinase encodes MLLGRLRIRGKLALLVVIPLLSTVVLAVPVVLDRVTTAQRAGEIADRVRVASRIGTLVQDLQQERVLSVGLLLGRVARTELVQRTATVDDRVADLRADRLPPRVTGALDGVRGLTDLRAAVLAGTATPDQIMDAYGPVNRALIESLRLPFDVDTDTAAGRQVLALDGLLRADEGLSACATLIVLVKATGAPRATASFVACMAALRVDTQRFRSLGTAEQLELAALTDAAVAARTSADFLTTSVLDPAGAIRNVSLDALFPSVRSMITLGQFIEKKVVADVIAEVTSQRRRALTAAHLVGWTALLVLAGVVLLGAAVARTVARPLTRLTRSADRVARVAEAELTRVVDDEAESPAPVRLDPVDVRARDEIGDLARAFDRVQSTAARLVERQAAGRRNVAQMFGHVGRRTQNLVGRQIALIDRLEQQETDAGRLEDLYRLDHISSRLRRNAGSLVVLSGSAGADPHVAPVPLGDVVRLALGEIEDYTRVDVQVPPGFSVAPGVVGDLVLALAELMENATVFSPPHTRVTVGGEPTGSGARLSVVDRGIGMTRERLAEENARLTRRERLDLAPTEVLGLFVVGRLARRHGWTVALAPTAGGGVTAHLDVPRAALVVHHVERPGAAVARATVPARDRRTPAAPTALVAPAVPTAQTVPTAQTVPTAPAVPTAPAAPAAPAVPTAQATPAAPAVPTAQATPAGPVGALDGRPAPAGTAVGVAPDGAVPGFDAALLSRATRTMESGEPWNAFGAGPQAAEARAAVPARDRRTPVGPDGPAGDGPQVAGADLATPEAAGPAGVAGAPRTAAPAGLSGAGIRQRVPGANLPPGGPPPARTGAAADDPAAARALVEAVESGVRRAELSRPPAGPARTALTRRVPGANLTACPASPPTSPDPGDPAEVRDLLTAYEAGVARALREVHDRRYEEGSSR; translated from the coding sequence ATGCTCCTCGGTAGGCTGCGGATCCGGGGCAAGCTCGCGCTGCTCGTCGTCATTCCGCTGCTCAGCACGGTGGTGCTCGCCGTCCCGGTGGTGCTCGACCGGGTGACCACCGCGCAGCGGGCCGGGGAGATCGCCGACCGGGTCCGCGTGGCCAGCCGGATCGGCACCCTGGTGCAGGACCTGCAACAGGAGCGCGTCCTCTCCGTGGGGCTGCTGCTCGGCCGGGTCGCCCGCACCGAACTCGTACAGCGCACCGCCACCGTGGACGACCGGGTCGCCGACCTGCGGGCCGACCGGCTGCCGCCGCGGGTCACCGGCGCCCTGGACGGCGTACGCGGCCTGACCGACCTGCGGGCCGCCGTGCTCGCCGGGACCGCCACCCCCGACCAGATCATGGACGCGTACGGGCCGGTCAACCGGGCGCTGATCGAGTCGCTGCGGCTGCCGTTCGACGTGGACACCGACACGGCCGCCGGGCGGCAGGTGCTGGCCCTGGACGGGCTGCTCCGCGCCGACGAGGGGCTCAGCGCCTGCGCCACCCTGATCGTGCTGGTCAAGGCGACCGGCGCCCCCCGGGCGACCGCCTCGTTCGTCGCCTGCATGGCGGCGCTCCGGGTGGACACCCAGCGGTTCCGCAGCCTCGGCACGGCCGAGCAGCTCGAACTGGCGGCGCTCACCGACGCGGCGGTGGCCGCCCGGACCAGCGCCGACTTCCTCACCACCAGCGTGCTCGACCCGGCCGGCGCGATCCGGAACGTGTCGCTGGACGCGTTGTTCCCGTCGGTCCGGTCGATGATCACGCTCGGGCAGTTCATCGAGAAGAAGGTCGTCGCGGACGTCATCGCCGAGGTGACCAGCCAGCGTCGGCGCGCGCTGACCGCCGCGCACCTCGTCGGCTGGACGGCCCTGCTGGTCCTGGCCGGGGTGGTGCTGCTCGGCGCGGCCGTCGCCCGCACGGTGGCCCGGCCGCTGACCCGGCTCACCCGCTCGGCCGACCGGGTCGCCCGGGTCGCCGAGGCGGAGCTGACCCGGGTCGTCGACGACGAGGCCGAGAGCCCCGCGCCGGTCCGGCTCGACCCGGTGGACGTGCGGGCCCGCGACGAGATCGGGGACCTGGCCCGGGCCTTCGACCGGGTGCAGAGCACCGCGGCCCGGCTGGTCGAGCGGCAGGCGGCCGGCCGGCGCAACGTGGCGCAGATGTTCGGCCACGTCGGCCGCCGTACGCAGAACCTCGTCGGCCGGCAGATCGCGCTGATCGACCGGCTGGAGCAGCAGGAGACCGACGCCGGCCGGCTGGAGGACCTCTACCGGCTCGACCACATCTCCAGCCGGCTGCGCCGCAACGCCGGCAGCCTGGTCGTGCTCTCCGGCTCGGCCGGCGCGGACCCGCACGTGGCGCCGGTGCCGCTCGGCGACGTGGTCCGCCTGGCGCTCGGCGAGATCGAGGACTACACCCGGGTCGACGTGCAGGTCCCGCCGGGCTTCTCGGTGGCGCCCGGCGTCGTCGGCGATCTCGTCCTGGCGCTGGCCGAGCTGATGGAGAACGCCACCGTGTTCTCCCCGCCGCACACCCGCGTCACCGTGGGCGGGGAGCCGACGGGTTCCGGCGCCCGGCTCAGCGTGGTGGACCGGGGCATCGGCATGACCCGGGAGCGGCTGGCCGAGGAGAACGCCCGACTCACCCGGCGGGAGCGGCTCGACCTCGCCCCGACCGAGGTGCTGGGGCTCTTCGTGGTGGGCCGGCTCGCCCGCCGGCACGGCTGGACGGTGGCGCTCGCCCCGACCGCCGGCGGCGGGGTCACCGCGCACCTGGACGTGCCGCGGGCGGCGCTGGTCGTCCACCACGTCGAGCGGCCCGGGGCGGCCGTGGCCCGCGCCACCGTGCCCGCCCGCGACCGCCGCACCCCGGCGGCACCCACCGCCCTCGTCGCGCCGGCGGTGCCGACCGCCCAGACGGTACCGACCGCCCAGACGGTGCCGACCGCTCCGGCGGTGCCGACCGCTCCGGCCGCTCCGGCCGCTCCGGCGGTGCCGACCGCCCAGGCCACTCCGGCCGCTCCGGCGGTGCCGACCGCCCAGGCCACTCCGGCCGGGCCGGTCGGCGCGCTCGACGGCCGGCCGGCCCCCGCCGGCACGGCGGTCGGGGTGGCCCCGGACGGCGCCGTGCCCGGGTTCGACGCGGCGCTGCTCAGCCGCGCCACCCGGACGATGGAGTCCGGCGAGCCCTGGAACGCGTTCGGCGCCGGGCCGCAGGCCGCCGAGGCCCGCGCAGCCGTGCCCGCCCGCGACCGCCGCACCCCGGTGGGCCCGGACGGGCCCGCCGGCGACGGGCCGCAGGTCGCCGGGGCGGACCTCGCGACGCCGGAGGCCGCGGGGCCGGCCGGCGTCGCCGGGGCGCCCCGGACCGCCGCGCCGGCGGGTCTCTCCGGGGCGGGCATCCGGCAGCGCGTGCCGGGCGCCAACCTGCCTCCGGGCGGTCCGCCGCCCGCCCGGACGGGCGCCGCGGCCGACGACCCGGCCGCGGCCCGCGCCCTGGTCGAGGCCGTCGAGTCCGGCGTACGCCGGGCCGAGCTGAGTCGTCCCCCGGCCGGCCCGGCCCGTACCGCCCTGACCCGGCGGGTGCCCGGGGCGAACCTGACCGCGTGCCCGGCCAGCCCGCCGACCAGCCCGGACCCGGGCGACCCGGCCGAGGTCCGTGACCTGCTCACCGCGTACGAGGCGGGCGTCGCCCGTGCTCTGCGTGAAGTCCATGACCGCCGCTACGAAGAGGGATCATCACGGTGA
- a CDS encoding alpha/beta fold hydrolase: MRSPSSAAWIRRALPTRRRAVAATAVVVLLAAAVTWAVVPREPAVRTEAAIVNVASGPAGDEHVDLDTTLYLPEDASAADRVPAVLLAHGFGGTKESVRADAEEFAGRGYAVLTWTARGFGRSGGQIHLDHPDYEVRDAQRLLDWLADRPEIRTDADGDPRVGVVGGSYGGALALLLAAQDQRVDAIVPMITWNDLSRSFLPESTGKQPTDGVFKSGWAGLFFGGGGNVGSGPAGLSGTGAAQPEGAPASAGPPSPGPGAGPGTGPGPAPARAADPACGRFAADICAAYLRIATTGRADQAAVDLLRRSSPAGVLDRIKAPTLLVQGAADTLFPLGEADANARGIAAAGTPVRVAWFTGGHDGGEGPKTDSDRVKFLTVQWLDHYVKGEGAAPGDDFTFSRIAGFDALDRGLVATGYRTADYPGVAGTARRDVPVAGPAQPVANPPAGNPAAISSVPFAGELSALLGGVAGDIPGQHARFESAPLTEAVDVVGAPTVDIRAASPTGEAVLFVKLYDVDPQGAATLPNGLVAPVRLTGLPATVDAARPVTVTLPAIVRRIETGHRLRVVVATSDQAYATPVEPAVHTVAATGAVSLPTVAGDPIPTTATVWRWVLAGLVAAIAVGLVVVVAVARRRHRRQDSSVHPAYAGVPLAVRQLRKEYADGFVAVSNVDFEVHPGQVVGLLGPNGAGKTTTLRVLMGLTQPTAGEIYVFGHRLVPGSPVLSRIGALVEGPGFLPHLSGLANLKAYWRATGRRAEDAHFDEALEIAGLGASVHRKIKNYSHGMRQRLAIAQAMLGLPELLVLDEPTDGLDPPQIAEMRRVLQRYATDGRAVLVSSHLLAEVEQTCTHAVVVNKGRIVASGPVEEIVGESPSVLFDVTDPEAARAVLDGLHGVRVLPDGEGQLVVDTNGTARSEVVAELVRAGIGVDRVVPRRRLEDAFLALVGDNSRGSGDR, translated from the coding sequence ATGAGATCGCCGTCGTCGGCCGCGTGGATCCGGCGTGCCCTGCCCACCCGCCGCCGCGCGGTCGCCGCGACGGCGGTCGTCGTGCTGCTCGCCGCCGCCGTGACCTGGGCGGTGGTGCCGCGGGAGCCGGCCGTGCGCACCGAGGCGGCGATCGTGAACGTCGCCTCCGGGCCGGCGGGGGACGAGCACGTCGACCTGGACACCACGCTCTACCTGCCCGAGGACGCCTCGGCGGCCGACCGGGTGCCGGCGGTGCTGCTGGCGCACGGGTTCGGCGGCACCAAGGAGTCCGTACGCGCCGACGCCGAGGAGTTCGCCGGGCGCGGGTACGCGGTGCTCACCTGGACCGCGCGGGGCTTCGGCCGCAGCGGCGGGCAGATCCACCTGGACCATCCCGACTACGAGGTGCGCGACGCCCAACGGTTGCTGGACTGGCTCGCCGACCGCCCCGAGATCCGCACCGACGCCGACGGTGACCCGAGGGTCGGCGTCGTCGGCGGCTCGTACGGCGGTGCCCTGGCGCTGCTGCTCGCCGCGCAGGACCAGCGCGTCGACGCGATCGTCCCGATGATCACCTGGAACGACCTGTCCCGCTCCTTCCTGCCGGAGAGCACCGGGAAGCAGCCCACCGACGGCGTGTTCAAGTCCGGCTGGGCCGGCCTGTTCTTCGGCGGCGGCGGCAACGTCGGCTCCGGGCCGGCCGGGCTCTCCGGGACCGGCGCCGCGCAGCCCGAGGGGGCGCCCGCCTCCGCCGGCCCGCCCAGCCCGGGGCCCGGCGCCGGCCCGGGCACCGGCCCCGGACCCGCCCCGGCCAGGGCCGCTGACCCGGCGTGCGGGCGGTTCGCTGCCGACATCTGCGCCGCGTACCTGCGGATCGCCACCACAGGCCGGGCCGACCAGGCCGCCGTGGACCTGCTGCGTCGCTCCAGCCCGGCCGGGGTGCTCGACCGGATCAAGGCGCCGACCCTGCTGGTGCAGGGCGCGGCGGACACCCTCTTCCCGCTCGGCGAGGCGGACGCCAACGCGCGCGGCATCGCCGCCGCCGGCACCCCCGTCCGGGTGGCCTGGTTCACCGGCGGGCACGACGGCGGCGAGGGCCCGAAGACCGACTCGGACCGGGTGAAGTTCCTGACCGTGCAGTGGCTCGACCACTACGTCAAGGGCGAGGGCGCGGCCCCGGGCGACGACTTCACCTTCTCGCGCATCGCCGGCTTCGACGCCCTCGACCGGGGCCTGGTGGCGACCGGCTACCGCACCGCCGACTACCCGGGCGTCGCCGGCACGGCCCGCCGGGACGTACCGGTCGCCGGGCCGGCCCAGCCGGTCGCCAACCCGCCGGCCGGCAACCCGGCCGCCATCTCCTCGGTGCCCTTCGCCGGTGAGCTGTCGGCGCTGCTCGGCGGCGTGGCGGGGGACATCCCCGGCCAGCACGCCCGGTTCGAGTCGGCGCCGCTGACCGAGGCGGTGGACGTGGTCGGCGCACCGACCGTCGACATCCGGGCGGCGTCGCCGACCGGCGAGGCGGTGCTCTTCGTCAAGCTCTACGACGTCGACCCACAGGGCGCGGCCACCCTGCCCAACGGCCTGGTCGCCCCGGTCCGGCTCACCGGCCTGCCGGCGACCGTCGACGCGGCGCGGCCGGTCACCGTCACCCTGCCGGCGATCGTCCGCCGGATCGAGACCGGGCACCGGCTGCGCGTGGTCGTGGCGACCTCCGACCAGGCGTACGCCACCCCGGTCGAACCGGCCGTGCACACCGTCGCGGCCACCGGCGCGGTGAGCCTGCCGACCGTCGCCGGCGACCCGATCCCCACCACCGCGACGGTGTGGCGCTGGGTGCTGGCCGGGCTGGTCGCCGCGATCGCCGTCGGGCTCGTGGTGGTCGTCGCCGTGGCCCGCCGCCGGCACCGCCGCCAGGACAGCTCCGTCCACCCGGCGTACGCGGGCGTCCCGCTGGCCGTGCGGCAGCTCCGCAAGGAGTACGCCGACGGCTTCGTCGCCGTCTCCAACGTGGACTTCGAGGTGCACCCCGGCCAGGTGGTCGGCCTGCTGGGCCCGAACGGCGCGGGCAAGACCACCACGCTGCGGGTGCTGATGGGGCTGACCCAGCCCACGGCCGGCGAGATCTACGTCTTCGGCCACCGGCTGGTGCCGGGCTCCCCGGTGCTGTCCCGGATCGGCGCGCTGGTCGAGGGGCCGGGCTTCCTGCCGCACCTGTCCGGCCTTGCGAACCTGAAGGCGTACTGGCGGGCCACCGGGCGGCGGGCCGAGGACGCGCACTTCGACGAGGCCCTGGAGATCGCCGGCCTGGGCGCCTCCGTGCACCGGAAGATCAAGAACTACAGCCACGGCATGCGGCAGCGCCTCGCCATCGCGCAGGCCATGCTGGGCCTGCCCGAGCTGCTGGTGCTCGACGAACCGACCGACGGGCTCGACCCGCCGCAGATCGCCGAGATGCGCCGGGTGCTCCAGCGCTACGCCACCGACGGCCGGGCGGTGCTGGTCTCCAGCCACCTGTTGGCCGAGGTGGAGCAGACCTGCACGCACGCGGTGGTGGTCAACAAGGGCCGCATCGTCGCCTCCGGCCCCGTCGAGGAGATCGTCGGCGAGTCGCCGAGCGTGCTCTTCGACGTGACCGACCCGGAGGCCGCCCGCGCGGTGCTGGACGGCCTGCACGGGGTGCGCGTGCTCCCCGACGGCGAGGGGCAGCTCGTGGTGGACACCAACGGCACCGCCCGCAGCGAGGTGGTCGCCGAGCTGGTCCGGGCCGGCATCGGGGTGGACCGGGTGGTGCCGCGGCGCCGCCTGGAGGACGCGTTCCTCGCCCTGGTGGGCGACAACTCTCGGGGAAGCGGGGACCGATGA